One Rosa chinensis cultivar Old Blush chromosome 5, RchiOBHm-V2, whole genome shotgun sequence genomic region harbors:
- the LOC112163840 gene encoding pentatricopeptide repeat-containing protein At1g62350, with product MLRLASNILQRSSSRTLASSRDFSLQLLLQHICPQQQDDFQHQQRSCYFGQSKASSPSLSIWRRKKEMGKEGLIVAKELKRLRSQPLRLDRFIRSHVSRLLKSDLLAVLAEFQRQDQVFLCMKIYNVVRKEIWYRPDMFFYRDMLMMLARNRKVDEAKQVWEDLKGEEVLFDQHTFGDIIRAFLESELPSEAMGIYDEMRGSPEPPISLAFRVILKGLLPYPELREKVKADFLELFPDMIVYDPPEDLFEDQEWKSESKDDY from the exons ATGTTACGCCTGGCTTCCAATATTCTACAAAGAAGCTCATCTAGAACTCTTGCATCATCTCGTGATTTCTCATTGCAATTGTTACTCCAACATATTTGCCCACAGCAACAAGACGATTTCCAGCACCAACAACGGAGTTGTTACTTTGGGCAGTCAAAGGCGTCGAGCCCTAGCCTCTCGATATGGAGGCGCAAGAAAGAGATGGGCAAGGAGGGCCTCATCGTCGCTAAGGAGCTCAAAAGGCTCCGCTCTCAGCCCCTCCGCCTCGATCGCTTCATACGCTCCCACGTGTCCCGTTTGCTCAAGTCTGATCTTCTGGCTGTTCTTGCCGAGTTTCAGAGACAAGACCAGGTCTTTCTCTGTATGAAG ATCTACAATGTGGTGCGCAAAGAGATTTGGTATCGACCAGACATGTTCTTTTACAGGGACATGCTTATGATGCTTGCAAGAAATAGAAAGGTGGATGAAGCAAAGCAAGTTTGGGAAGATTTGAAGGGGGAAGAAGTTTTGTTTGATCAGCATACTTTTGGGGATATTATTAGGGCTTTTCTAGAAAGTGAATTGCCCTCGGAAGCAATGGGTATATACGATGAAATGAGAGGATCTCCTGAACCCCCTATATCACTGGCATTTAGAGTTATATTGAAAGGGCTTCTTCCATACCCAGAATTGCGGGAGAAGGTGAAAGCTGACTTCTTGGAGTTATTTCCAGATATGATTGTCTATGACCCCCCTGAAGATTTGTTTGAAGATCAAGAATGGAAAAGTGAAAGCAAAGATGATTACTAA